GCCGCAGCTGCTTCCCAGCGTTTCTTGTCTTTGCCCGGATTACGCAATTCACTGGCATGAAACAGTTCCACCCATCCTTTCAGTGTCAGAATTGCTCCTTTGGAAGCACGCCCCAGATCGGAACCGCTACGGCGCGGAGGAAGATCATCTTTAATCTCGTCCAACTCTTTGTCGATAAACTCAAATGTTTTCTGTGCAGTCTCACGCGGATAAAAGATATCCGTACTCACGTTATTATCCAGCACTTCCGTGATGATAGGCACACCACCGTACGCCATCCAAAGATAGTGATAGAACCAGGCACGCAGGAAACGCACTTCTGCAAGGCGTTCTTTCTTATATTCTGCCGAGAAATCGGATTCTGTTACTTTCGTAATGAAAAGATTGCAGGAACGGATACGCTCATACTGTCCTTTGGCGTCGTCATTATTCTGACGTCCCCATTTCCACATATCCCAGGGGCCGGGTATCCAGCTGGTAGGAGATAATGCTCCGGTATAAATCGTTGTACGGGCATTCATCCATTCCGCACCTACGTATGAATTATCCGAATATTGGTCCAGATTCTGTGTTTCATTGTTCAGATGCGGCAACTGATTATAGATATCATTCAGAAACATATCGGCATTTTCTTCCGATCCCCAGACCGTTGTATCTCCAAAACGGTCTTTCGGCTCTATTTCAAGCCAGTCTTCACAGGCAGACAGCAAGGCTAATGAGCCTGCCAGGCAAACTGTTTTTATTATATTATGTATTCTCATATTCTATCTTGTTATGATGGTTAACTAATTAAAAAGTAATATTCAAACCAAAAGCATATACAGCCTGCTGCATATAGTATTTACCATTAGCGGATTTGGCTTCCGGGTCGATCAGCTCTTTCATAAACGGAGTCCATGTCCAGAGGTTTTGTCCGGAAGCATATACACGGGCAGAGCTGATACCAATAAAGTTCAGTGCCGAACGAGGCAAGGTATAACCGATTTCAATACTCTTCAAACGGATATAAGTAGCATCACGTACCCACCACGAAGAAGGTTGACGATGGTTATTCACCGTTACTTCACTGGTCAGACGGGGATAAGGTGCGTTCGTGTTATCCGGCGTCCAGTGATCACTGAATTGTAACTTAGTAGCCGAACCGGAATCAAAGAAAGGCATTACCAAAGTCTCACCCAATGAGATACTGGTACGGGTAGCCCCTTGAATCAATGCGTTCAGGTCGAAGTTCTTCCATTGGACAGTAGGAGCCAGACCGAAAATAATTTCGGGCGCCCAGTTAGAGAAGCCGATCACTGTCTGGTCGTGTTCGTCAATCTTTCCATCAGGCACGCCGTTAGGACCGCTTAAATCTTCGTAGCGCAAATCACCCGGATATACCTGTCCCCAAGGTTGAGTAGCGATGCCGGCCTTTAAGGAACCGTCAGGATTGAAGTCGTCATAAGTAAAGTACCCCAAAGCATTGTATCCGAACATTGTTCCGTCGGGACGTCCTGTTCTGCGACGATTCGGATTATTAAAGGTGGCTTCCGTCTCAAATACTTCATCCAGAATATTACGTGCGAAAGTGAAAGTACCTTTTGCACTGATCATCCAGTCTTTGCCGATACGTTTGTTGAAATTCAGAGATAAATCAATACCTTGATTGTGCATACTTCCCGCATTGACCTGTGACAAAGGAATACCATATTCTGCCGGAACCAATGCATTCGGAGCCATCAGCATATTCGAACGCTTCTCATAGAAATAGTCAGCTTCCAGAGAAAACATACCGTTCAATACGGAAAACTCCACACCGAAGTCAAACTTCTTAGCTTTCTCCCAAGTAATGTTCGGGTTCCCCTGCAAGTTCTCCCACATACCCATCATAGGTACACCGCCAAAGTTTACAGCGTTTCCGAATCCGTAATCACTCATATATTGATAGGAACTACCAGCCAAATTTCCGGACTCACCATAAGAAAGACGCAATTTCAGTTTATCCATCCATTCGACATCTTTCATAAAGGATTCTTCCCGCAAGTTCCATCCCAGTGAGAAAGCAGGGAAGAAACCAAAACGTTTGCCTGGAGCAAAATAGTAGTGTCCGTCATAACGACCGGAAACTTCCGCCATATAACGGTTATCATAATTATATCCCAAACGGAATGCATAACCTACCTGACGTTCTTTCCAAGACGTACCACCGTTGCTGATATCGGCAGGGTCACTGCTTCCCGCATTGATTTCATCTATGTTAATATTATAATTCAGACGTTTGGCACTCATATTCCATACGTTTCTTTCGCGTGCTTCAATAACTCCGAGTCCAGTAACCGTATGCTTGCCGAAAGTCCGTGAGTAATTAATCATTCCCTGATAAGTCATGCTCACGCTTTCTTCAAACGATTGTTCCAGATTCGGTTTCTCCGGTCCCTGGAATCCTTCCACGAATTGATACGGAGTTTGTGATGCATCCAGTGTGTATACAGGTATCGGTGTCAGATATTTCTTTTTCTTCACACGATACGGATCGTAGTTGATTACTCCTTTGATGCTTAACCCTTGAATGAAGGGAAGCTGTTGCTCTATGGAGAGAGAAGTATTCAGTTGGTCGGCCGGCTCCTGACGATATCCGCTACGATAGGTCAGCCCGAAAAGTGACTTACCTACATATTGTCCCCACAGACCATTCGAGTACTGTATAGCAGAGATAGGAGGTGTACGATATGCCTGATACATGATGTCGCCTGTATCGGCACCCGGATAATTCTTCTTTTCGTGCCATCCACCCAGACTTAAACTGATTTTCGTATATTTGGTGGCATCCACGCTTAAATTAGCCAGCAGATTAAAACGCTGGTAATCGGTAGTACTCCA
This sequence is a window from Bacteroides thetaiotaomicron VPI-5482. Protein-coding genes within it:
- a CDS encoding SusC/RagA family TonB-linked outer membrane protein, with product MKKIFSLLALVLFINLFTYQAQAQTAVVNINKTSVSLKELIQEVEKQAGYLFVYGKDINIEQKVKINARNKQVKALLENVLPQIGLTYEYADNYISLKKTQVEKKSIGKKIIVKGTVVDKSGEPIIGANIMEQGSASNGTITDIDGKFTLSLPSNSVLAVTYVGFSTKNIPVNNQNAIQIVMEEDSEILEEVVVVAYGTQKKISSTAAVSSMKTKDVAQKPVINISNSLAGRMAGVIAKQGSGEPGADGSDLRIRGVATLGNQSPLVVVDGVPRDFSRIDPNMIEDITILKDAAAVAPYGMAGANGVVLVTTKKGKSGAPVLSYNGYIGFQNPTRITDQVNSYEYALMKNEAAMNAGYPNYYAYSQHDLEMYRKTCAGDPDADPDRYPNSNGLRDLVQNNSVITNHNLQLSGGSDKFQYYVSLGYSYQEGMWSTTDYQRFNLLANLSVDATKYTKISLSLGGWHEKKNYPGADTGDIMYQAYRTPPISAIQYSNGLWGQYVGKSLFGLTYRSGYRQEPADQLNTSLSIEQQLPFIQGLSIKGVINYDPYRVKKKKYLTPIPVYTLDASQTPYQFVEGFQGPEKPNLEQSFEESVSMTYQGMINYSRTFGKHTVTGLGVIEARERNVWNMSAKRLNYNINIDEINAGSSDPADISNGGTSWKERQVGYAFRLGYNYDNRYMAEVSGRYDGHYYFAPGKRFGFFPAFSLGWNLREESFMKDVEWMDKLKLRLSYGESGNLAGSSYQYMSDYGFGNAVNFGGVPMMGMWENLQGNPNITWEKAKKFDFGVEFSVLNGMFSLEADYFYEKRSNMLMAPNALVPAEYGIPLSQVNAGSMHNQGIDLSLNFNKRIGKDWMISAKGTFTFARNILDEVFETEATFNNPNRRRTGRPDGTMFGYNALGYFTYDDFNPDGSLKAGIATQPWGQVYPGDLRYEDLSGPNGVPDGKIDEHDQTVIGFSNWAPEIIFGLAPTVQWKNFDLNALIQGATRTSISLGETLVMPFFDSGSATKLQFSDHWTPDNTNAPYPRLTSEVTVNNHRQPSSWWVRDATYIRLKSIEIGYTLPRSALNFIGISSARVYASGQNLWTWTPFMKELIDPEAKSANGKYYMQQAVYAFGLNITF